Part of the Natrarchaeobius halalkaliphilus genome is shown below.
TCGGGGTACTCCCGCGCGAGGTACGCTCCGAGGTAGCCACCGAGCAGGGCCAGTCCGACGGTGTAGAACAGTACGACCGTCGAAGCCACGACGGCGAAAAAGAGGACGACTGCGAACCCTTCGAACGGAACGGCCGCAAACCCCATCCCCAACCCCAAAACCCCGAGACCGAGAACGGTCATCCCTGCGATAGGAACGAACGTGATGAGCCCCGCGATCAGTCCCACAATCGCACCGTCCCGACCATCAGGCCCCTCGAGAAATCCCGCGGCCGCACCGCCGACGACGGTCGAAAACGGGATGAACGAGAGGACGACGCCGACGAGCGCGCCGATGAGTGCGTTGATGACTGTTCGTCCGGTGACCATATCGTATCCGACGACGGGCGCAGACAAAAGTGTCGGTGGTCGACACTGTCGTCGATCACGACGAGGAGGATGGTACTTAGTCGTTTGCCGTCCGAGAGCCCGACTCCTCGAAGGTGGTCTCGGTATCGGAGTCGACGTCTGTCGGGGAGTGATCGCCGTCGGTAGTCGCGTCGAGATCGCGTTCGTCGTCGGCCTCGAGAAGGGAGGCGATGTCGACGTCGCCGTTGACCTCGTCTGCGAGCAAGTCGATGGCTTCGACGAACACCGCGACGATGAGCGGGCCGACGACGATGCCGATCGGGCCGAGCGTGAACAGTCCCCCCGTAAAGCCGACGAAGTAGAGGCTTCCGGGTAGGTTAGCCGAACGCCGTGCGAGTCGCGGTCGAACGGCGATGTCGGGAAACCACGCGACGAGAGCGACCCCGAGAACGCCGACCAGTACCGCCGCGAGCAGTTCACCCGCGGCGACGTGATAGAGCGCGATCGGAACGACGAGCAGGCTGGGTCCGATGATCGGAACGAACTGCAGTATCGCGGCTATGAGCGCGAGCGTCAACGCCATGTCGTATCCGAGCGCCCAGAACAACGGGTAGCCGATGATGAACGTCGCGACGGAGGTTGCGAGTTGCAACACGTATATCGCATACAGCGTCTCCCGTGCTCGAGTCCCCAGCGCGTAGGCGATATCCCGGTATTCGTGCGGGATCGGAGCCACCGCAGCCCGTGCGGCGGCATCGCCTTTGAGTACCAGCGCGAACAGCAGGATGACGAAAAGGGCGAACTTGATCGCGAGGACGGGCAGTGCCGACGCAAGGGAGAACGCAGCGTCCGTGAGGAGATCGATCGCAGAGCGCTGGACGTCAGCGACTTCGACGGTGTAGGTCACGTCGAACGCAGTGATCGGGATCTCAGCCGGGAGCTCCTCGACGATCCCGATGACCTCGTCGAGGCGAAAGTACAACGTGAGCAGGATCGGAGAGAAGACCGCGACGATGCTGACGAATCCGAGGAGGGTCGCTGCGAGAGCACCGATCCACTCCGACAGGCCCCGTCGAACGAGCCACCGCTGGACCGGGACGAGCACGTACGCGACGGTCAGCGCGAACAGGATCGTCCCGAGAACCTCCAGCAGGATCGCAGCCGTGAGGATCCCGAGGAGTCCGACGACTCCCGCGAGGACGTATCGACGGCTCCGGTCCGGGCTCTCGCCCACGTTCGTTCCCACAACCGTGACTCACACGGTGTGGTGAAAATCCTTTGCACCGGACGAACGAGTGCCACGAGCCTTAAGCCCTCGTAGCGTGATAATCGACCAATGAGGCGACGGACCTTCGTCCGCAATGTCGGTGGCGGCTCGGTAGTCGGTCTGGCCGGTGCCGGCTGTCTCGAGCGCGAGGACGAAGCGCCGAACGGAGAAGAAGAAGTTCCACCCGAAGAAGACGACGGAACGCTCCGAATCGCGACCTACTCGTCGATGATCGATGGCGAGAATCCGGCCGGAGAGTGGCTTTCTGAGGGGTTTCAAGAGGAGTTTCCCGACGTCGAAATCGACTGGGTGGTCCCCGAAGCGGGAATCGACCACTTCATCCAGCGCGCACGGCTCGAGACGGAGATCGGAGCCGACGTCTATCTCGGATTGACGATCAGTGAACTGATTCGCGTCGACGACATCCTCGAGAGAAGACTGTTCGAAACGCTCGAGCGGGACCGACTCGAGCGAGACGGTCGCGTCCGGGACGACCTCGAGTTCGACGACCCGCTCGACAGAGCCATTCCGTTCGATTCGGGCTATCTCAGCCTCGTCTACGACGAAACCGTGCTCACGGAACCGGCGTCGTTCGAGGATCTGACGTCGGCGGAGTACGAAGACAGCCTGCTCGTTCAAGACCCCCGACACTCGGATCCGGGACGGGCGTTTCTACTGTGGACCGTCGCGGAGTACGGCGAATCGTTCGACGAGTACTGGCGGGCCCTCCGAAGAAACGGCGTCCAGATGCACGAGTACTGGTCGACGTCCTACCGCGAGAACTACCTCGAGGGCGCACGGCCAATGATCGTCTCGTATTCGACGGATCGGGTCGGTGCGAACGCAGCCGACAGGGACCTCGACGGTCACCGGATCGCGACGCCAGACGACCGGGGCTACGAGATCAGAGAGGGCGGCGCAATCTTCGAAAGCACCGACAAAACCGCACTCGCGTACGAGTTTCTCGACTTCGTGCTCTCGAGCGATGCCCAGGCCGAACTCGCCGTACGGAACGCTCAGTACCCGGCGATCGAGCCAGATTATCTCGATCTCGGATCGGAGTTTACGGCCTATGCACGCCGACCGCCGGAGACCATCCGCTTTTCCTACGACGAGCTCAGAGACGGGTTGAACGAGTGGCTAGCCGTCTGGGTCGACGAGTGGAGCGACGAGCTAGACGAGGACGATCCGGCGGCCGACCTCGAAATGAACGAGACCGTCTCCGATCCGCCCGAAGCAAACGAGACAGCATCCGATTCGATCGATCCCAACGAAACCATGGCCGACTCGACCGACGACGATGGGGGGACGGAATCCGGTGGATAGCTGAGACAGCGATCGCTCGTCGTAGGCCGAGGTTACCGTACACTGACCGCTCGAGACCTGCGCAGTTTTATCAGCGAGAACGTGGTACGTCGTCGCGCATGGTACTCAAACGGCTACTCAGCGGCGACCCATCGAAGAGTTCGAAGCTCTATCTCGCCATCGGCGTGCTTTCGCTCGTGAAAGCGATCGCGGTGCGAAAGGATCCGAATCGATTCCGGCGGGAACTGCTCGATGCCGGGCTCTTTCTCGGCGTCGGGATCGCACTCAGAAAGTACAGTCAGCTCAAAGCGCAGAAGCGATCCGAGATCGAATCGCAGCTCCCGAACTGGCTCGGAGACGTCGGCGGCTCGGAGGGTAGGTTCGACTCCGGATCGGAATCGACGGTAACCGGATTTCAGTCGCGTGCGAAAGAGCGTCTTCAGGGACGGTCCGAACCGGAACCCTCGCTCAGGGATCGGGCTCGGGGAATCGTCTCGAGCCAGTGAGACGATAGGGCTCCGGAGGACGGGTCAGTTCGGCCTCAAAAGAGGTCCTGGGTCAGCTCGAGAGTTTTCTCGCGGTCGTCCCAGTCGACGAAGAGCGCGACGCTGGTGGCGCTCGTGATGACGTCCTTGAGGTGGATTCGTTCTTTCGCGAGCGGGTTGATGATCTCGCTGACGACTCCGGGTCGGTTGGGGAGTTCGCCCCCGGTCACGCGAACGACGGCGATCGGTGAGCTAACAGTGACACTCGAGAGTTCGTCTCGGGCGATGACTTCCCGGTGGAGGATGTTTTCGGCGCGTTCGGCCTCGTCCTCGTCGATGTAGAACGTGATCGTGTCCATTCCGCTCGCGACGGCATCGATGTTGATGTCGCTCTCGCTGAGCGCCTCCGAGAGGTGATGGAAGATTCCGGGCTGGTTACGGATGGCCCGGCCAGCAACCGTCAGACAGGCGAGTGGCCGTTCGCGAAGTCCGACGAGACTCTTGAACTCACCTTCGATGCTCGTTCCACCGGAGAGAAGATCGCCGTGTTGGTAGTGGACGACGCGAACGTTCAGTCGCCCGTCCTTGTACGACAGCGCAGATGGGGCAACGACTTCGGCGCCCCGGAACGAGAGGTTTCGAAGTTCGTCGACGGAAATCTTGCCAACGTTACGCGCACCCTCGACGACGCGCGGGTCGCCGGTCATGACGCCCTCGACGTCGGTCACGATGACGACCTCGTCGGCGTCCATGTACTTGCCCATCATGACCGCGGTCGTGTCGCTTCCGCCGCGA
Proteins encoded:
- a CDS encoding DUF5518 domain-containing protein translates to MVTGRTVINALIGALVGVVLSFIPFSTVVGGAAAGFLEGPDGRDGAIVGLIAGLITFVPIAGMTVLGLGVLGLGMGFAAVPFEGFAVVLFFAVVASTVVLFYTVGLALLGGYLGAYLAREYPEKRTNTRETFGMRRDERSRHDRSESRRRDRTRESTALESEAEDERHDSARWREEDDTSSE
- a CDS encoding AI-2E family transporter: MGTNVGESPDRSRRYVLAGVVGLLGILTAAILLEVLGTILFALTVAYVLVPVQRWLVRRGLSEWIGALAATLLGFVSIVAVFSPILLTLYFRLDEVIGIVEELPAEIPITAFDVTYTVEVADVQRSAIDLLTDAAFSLASALPVLAIKFALFVILLFALVLKGDAAARAAVAPIPHEYRDIAYALGTRARETLYAIYVLQLATSVATFIIGYPLFWALGYDMALTLALIAAILQFVPIIGPSLLVVPIALYHVAAGELLAAVLVGVLGVALVAWFPDIAVRPRLARRSANLPGSLYFVGFTGGLFTLGPIGIVVGPLIVAVFVEAIDLLADEVNGDVDIASLLEADDERDLDATTDGDHSPTDVDSDTETTFEESGSRTAND
- a CDS encoding thiamine ABC transporter substrate-binding protein yields the protein MRRRTFVRNVGGGSVVGLAGAGCLEREDEAPNGEEEVPPEEDDGTLRIATYSSMIDGENPAGEWLSEGFQEEFPDVEIDWVVPEAGIDHFIQRARLETEIGADVYLGLTISELIRVDDILERRLFETLERDRLERDGRVRDDLEFDDPLDRAIPFDSGYLSLVYDETVLTEPASFEDLTSAEYEDSLLVQDPRHSDPGRAFLLWTVAEYGESFDEYWRALRRNGVQMHEYWSTSYRENYLEGARPMIVSYSTDRVGANAADRDLDGHRIATPDDRGYEIREGGAIFESTDKTALAYEFLDFVLSSDAQAELAVRNAQYPAIEPDYLDLGSEFTAYARRPPETIRFSYDELRDGLNEWLAVWVDEWSDELDEDDPAADLEMNETVSDPPEANETASDSIDPNETMADSTDDDGGTESGG
- a CDS encoding aspartate kinase codes for the protein MRVVAKFGGTSLGSGERINRAADSVAAAVEDGHEIAVVASAMGSTTDDLLDDITFETDEADRAQIVSMGERTSVRMLKAALSARGIDAKFLEPGKEGWPVVTDEYGEVNVEESQKRALEVSETMDEEVPVLTGFLAEGPDGAITTLGRGGSDTTAVMMGKYMDADEVVIVTDVEGVMTGDPRVVEGARNVGKISVDELRNLSFRGAEVVAPSALSYKDGRLNVRVVHYQHGDLLSGGTSIEGEFKSLVGLRERPLACLTVAGRAIRNQPGIFHHLSEALSESDINIDAVASGMDTITFYIDEDEAERAENILHREVIARDELSSVTVSSPIAVVRVTGGELPNRPGVVSEIINPLAKERIHLKDVITSATSVALFVDWDDREKTLELTQDLF